The Halobacterium litoreum genome includes a region encoding these proteins:
- a CDS encoding TFIIB-type zinc ribbon-containing protein, whose translation MSQSANCPECEGVVRRQNTERVCADCGLVVDEDRIDRGPEWRTFADDDGTNPERTGAPLIRPCRERLVTTPRCRAVLEFSPLDTGKYRTGKLGSVAA comes from the coding sequence ATGAGTCAGTCAGCGAACTGCCCCGAATGCGAGGGCGTCGTCCGCCGACAGAACACCGAACGCGTCTGCGCCGACTGCGGGCTCGTCGTCGACGAGGACCGCATCGACCGCGGTCCCGAGTGGCGCACCTTCGCCGACGACGACGGCACCAACCCCGAACGAACCGGCGCGCCGCTTATACGACCATGCAGAGAACGGCTCGTAACCACGCCCCGATGCCGCGCCGTCTTGGAGTTTTCACCGCTAGATACGGGTAAGTATCGAACGGGAAAACTGGGTTCGGTCGCGGCGTGA
- a CDS encoding sensor histidine kinase has translation MSSIDPLLAAYVASFTVAAVVCVASVPRARRVDHADTRRGFVALLLTSAGWAIAQVGFLLAPGPEAKTAFHIAGLVVGFSTVGAWLYFCSAYSGRTLHRDPRYRRAAMAVFLAVVAVKVTNPVHHVYFTTSVASAPFPHVVVHNNAVHWVVSGLAYALSAVGYFMLFELFDQTSLDTRPLTGLAALTALPVAFNVVGYATPRLVDMTYEPIGVAAFAVGVLYVFTERFQAIRLAGEVDDPVVFVDENGRIRDYNEKARELFPALYGADGEPLAEVAPAVADAVGDEDEVLEFEDGGRTRYFLVTANPFSVGATRLGRMLLFSDVTRSERHRRELERQNERLGQFASIVSHDLRNPLNVAKGRLEIAREGRDDENLDAVANAHDRMEALIDDVLALARQGETIGDTDACDLRALTEESWETVATPDATLVVADELRFEADADRLRQLFENLFRNSVEHAGEDVTVTVGALDGAGGFYVADDGPGVPEDDRESVFEAGHTTDPDGTGFGLAIVKSIAEAHGWRIRVTDADGGGARFEVRGVAVAEPATAND, from the coding sequence GTGTCGAGTATCGACCCGCTGCTGGCCGCGTACGTCGCGTCGTTCACCGTCGCGGCCGTCGTCTGCGTCGCCAGCGTCCCGCGCGCCCGCCGCGTCGACCACGCCGACACCCGGCGCGGCTTCGTCGCGCTCCTCCTGACGAGCGCCGGCTGGGCTATCGCACAGGTCGGCTTCCTGCTCGCGCCCGGCCCCGAGGCGAAGACGGCGTTCCACATCGCCGGCCTCGTCGTCGGCTTCAGCACCGTCGGCGCGTGGCTCTACTTCTGTTCGGCGTACAGCGGTCGTACTCTCCACCGCGACCCGCGGTACCGGCGCGCCGCGATGGCGGTGTTCCTCGCCGTCGTCGCGGTGAAAGTCACCAACCCGGTTCACCACGTCTACTTCACCACCTCGGTCGCCAGCGCGCCGTTCCCGCACGTCGTCGTCCACAACAACGCCGTCCACTGGGTGGTGTCGGGGCTGGCGTACGCGCTGTCCGCCGTCGGCTACTTCATGCTGTTCGAGTTGTTCGACCAGACGAGCCTCGACACCCGCCCGCTCACGGGACTCGCGGCGCTCACCGCGCTCCCCGTGGCGTTCAACGTCGTCGGCTACGCCACGCCGCGACTCGTCGACATGACGTACGAACCCATCGGCGTCGCGGCGTTCGCGGTCGGCGTCCTCTACGTGTTCACGGAGCGCTTCCAGGCGATACGGCTCGCCGGCGAAGTCGACGACCCCGTCGTCTTCGTCGACGAGAACGGCCGAATCAGGGACTACAACGAGAAGGCCCGCGAACTGTTCCCGGCGCTCTACGGCGCCGACGGCGAACCGCTCGCCGAGGTGGCGCCCGCCGTCGCGGACGCCGTCGGCGACGAGGACGAAGTTCTCGAATTCGAAGACGGCGGGCGCACGCGGTACTTCCTCGTCACCGCGAACCCGTTCTCGGTGGGCGCCACGCGCCTCGGCCGGATGCTGTTGTTCTCGGACGTCACGCGCAGCGAACGCCACCGCCGCGAACTCGAACGCCAGAACGAACGCCTCGGCCAGTTCGCGAGCATCGTCAGCCACGACCTCCGCAATCCCCTGAACGTCGCGAAGGGCCGCCTCGAAATCGCCCGCGAGGGACGCGACGACGAGAACCTCGACGCCGTCGCGAACGCCCACGACCGCATGGAGGCGCTCATCGACGACGTGCTCGCGCTCGCGCGACAGGGCGAGACCATCGGCGACACCGACGCCTGTGACCTCCGCGCCCTCACCGAGGAGAGCTGGGAGACGGTCGCGACACCCGACGCGACGCTCGTCGTCGCCGACGAACTCCGATTCGAGGCGGACGCCGACCGCCTCCGGCAACTGTTCGAGAACCTCTTCCGGAATTCGGTCGAACACGCCGGCGAGGACGTGACCGTCACCGTCGGCGCGCTCGACGGCGCAGGCGGGTTCTACGTCGCGGACGACGGTCCCGGCGTTCCCGAGGACGACCGGGAGTCGGTCTTCGAGGCGGGCCACACCACCGACCCGGACGGCACGGGGTTCGGGCTCGCCATCGTCAAGAGCATCGCCGAGGCTCACGGCTGGCGGATTCGCGTCACCGACGCCGACGGCGGCGGCGCGCGCTTCGAAGTCAGGGGCGTCGCCGTCGCCGAGCCCGCGACCGCGAACGACTAA
- a CDS encoding MarR family transcriptional regulator yields the protein MREPYTNEDHHWNIRVAHDEILRRLVELDKPWWDRGVLAFLHHEKKMSQAEIGRAFGITQQSVQQAMDELEITVRTGREKSTAVGRNQKLLADFEEEDPAGLEDFI from the coding sequence ATGCGTGAGCCATACACCAACGAGGACCACCACTGGAATATCCGCGTGGCTCACGATGAAATCCTCCGTCGCTTGGTGGAACTCGATAAGCCGTGGTGGGACCGCGGGGTGTTAGCGTTCCTCCACCACGAAAAGAAGATGTCGCAGGCGGAGATAGGTCGCGCCTTCGGAATTACTCAGCAATCGGTTCAGCAGGCGATGGATGAGTTAGAAATTACGGTGCGGACGGGCCGCGAGAAATCAACCGCCGTCGGGCGAAATCAGAAACTCCTTGCGGACTTCGAGGAGGAGGACCCCGCAGGACTTGAGGACTTCATCTGA
- a CDS encoding ParA family protein: MEPRTAAFVGVAGGAGTTRLAVETAAALARDGASVGVFDAAFATQGLSQYVDGRIDTDATAVFAGDAAPADARHDLVADAPGTVAAYPAFAPFARLADAKTPAAAERLGGALDDLTDAHDYVLVDAPPVAANQAVAAVTDSDRVLAVAPPGDRGVDSLQRARGRLADVGAEFDLAVANRVSEAPPDADLAIPAHDDTGVPDDPAALSESGDFAASVAALAEAAFVAEIAADFENESLVAAAREKLP; this comes from the coding sequence ATGGAGCCACGAACTGCCGCCTTCGTCGGCGTCGCCGGCGGGGCCGGCACCACCCGTCTCGCCGTCGAGACCGCCGCCGCGCTCGCCCGCGACGGCGCGTCCGTCGGCGTCTTCGACGCCGCGTTCGCCACGCAAGGTCTCTCCCAGTACGTCGACGGCCGCATCGACACCGACGCCACCGCCGTCTTCGCGGGCGACGCCGCCCCCGCCGACGCGCGCCACGACCTCGTCGCCGACGCGCCCGGCACGGTCGCCGCGTACCCCGCGTTCGCGCCGTTCGCGCGCCTCGCCGACGCGAAGACGCCGGCCGCCGCCGAACGCCTCGGCGGCGCGCTCGACGACCTGACCGACGCCCACGACTACGTGCTCGTGGACGCGCCGCCGGTCGCCGCGAACCAGGCCGTCGCCGCTGTCACCGATTCCGACCGCGTCCTCGCCGTCGCGCCGCCCGGCGACCGCGGCGTCGACAGCCTCCAGCGCGCCCGCGGCCGCCTCGCCGACGTCGGCGCCGAGTTCGACCTCGCGGTCGCCAACCGCGTCTCGGAGGCGCCGCCGGACGCCGACCTCGCGATTCCGGCACACGACGACACCGGCGTCCCCGACGACCCCGCCGCCCTATCGGAGTCTGGTGACTTCGCGGCGTCGGTCGCGGCGCTCGCCGAAGCCGCCTTCGTCGCCGAGATAGCCGCCGACTTCGAGAACGAGTCGCTGGTCGCCGCCGCCCGCGAGAAACTCCCCTAA
- a CDS encoding DUF7858 family protein produces the protein MGLSDIAEGVTVTTRQRDRGVASVDRTDEPLADRLAALDGDLPCAPSAAAAIAESYTSGGSVGDAAEAAGVAPTTATKALHRLGFAGVTPFSPLQRNILNDWLDARLTRAEAIELTGASEREFALAAYVATHDELAGAAEAVESALSSASDAMVDKRDALGATLPESG, from the coding sequence ATGGGACTGTCGGACATCGCGGAGGGGGTGACGGTGACGACGCGCCAGCGCGACCGCGGGGTGGCGAGCGTCGACCGCACCGACGAACCGCTCGCGGACCGGCTCGCGGCGCTCGACGGCGACCTGCCGTGTGCGCCGTCGGCGGCGGCCGCAATCGCGGAGTCGTACACCAGCGGTGGGAGCGTCGGGGACGCCGCCGAAGCGGCCGGCGTCGCGCCGACGACGGCGACGAAGGCGCTCCATCGGCTCGGGTTCGCGGGCGTGACGCCGTTCTCGCCGCTCCAGCGGAACATCCTGAACGACTGGCTGGACGCGCGGCTGACGCGCGCCGAGGCAATCGAACTCACCGGCGCGTCGGAACGCGAGTTCGCACTCGCGGCGTACGTCGCGACCCACGACGAACTCGCGGGCGCGGCGGAGGCGGTGGAGAGCGCGCTGTCGTCGGCGTCGGACGCGATGGTCGACAAACGGGACGCGCTCGGGGCGACGCTCCCCGAGTCCGGTTAG
- a CDS encoding helix-turn-helix domain-containing protein, translated as MFDVTPTERRLLQVMTRKKRVRLSADELATAKATRDAVFGDESVALGHVIDVACRNLVAEEVGESHDDGGVNF; from the coding sequence GTGTTCGACGTGACCCCAACTGAGAGGAGATTACTGCAAGTTATGACTCGTAAGAAGCGTGTCCGCCTTAGCGCAGATGAACTGGCGACGGCAAAGGCAACCCGTGATGCGGTTTTCGGGGATGAATCGGTAGCACTCGGCCACGTCATCGACGTGGCGTGCCGCAACCTCGTTGCGGAGGAGGTTGGCGAATCGCACGATGACGGCGGGGTGAATTTCTGA
- a CDS encoding HEPN domain-containing protein — MSDEIEFSDEFVENFLDNVFEYWFNDALEEKGLEREDFEKGQVFLKNPFALSQFEDLEADDSDVEVYVNDDAEVRVQAELDTDRDIEAGDPIYAYEVEGFEEVILDEEQEDYGHVTVADMGQLGWFFNFDFRYNRSYQGPLTEAADEFIDTAEYAKENEKWRVFVENAFHAAERMMKIDVIFMGWSAETHGDVQARYSDLVDMGIGNPDLYDVFNQLKGKYRFSASYVDPRGDVDEREFDFGEEEAEEFLSVIKEHREYLEEEDGE, encoded by the coding sequence ATGTCCGACGAAATCGAGTTCTCAGATGAGTTCGTTGAGAATTTCCTCGATAACGTGTTTGAGTATTGGTTTAACGATGCGCTTGAGGAGAAAGGGTTAGAGCGTGAGGATTTCGAGAAGGGTCAAGTGTTCTTGAAAAACCCGTTCGCCCTCTCTCAGTTTGAGGACTTAGAAGCGGACGATTCAGACGTTGAGGTTTACGTGAACGATGATGCGGAGGTGCGAGTTCAAGCAGAACTGGATACGGATAGAGACATCGAGGCGGGCGACCCCATCTATGCATACGAAGTGGAGGGGTTCGAGGAGGTGATATTAGATGAGGAGCAAGAGGACTACGGTCATGTCACCGTCGCGGACATGGGTCAGTTGGGGTGGTTCTTTAATTTCGATTTCAGATATAATCGCTCGTACCAGGGACCGCTAACTGAGGCCGCAGATGAGTTTATCGACACGGCAGAATACGCCAAGGAGAATGAGAAATGGCGGGTATTCGTGGAAAACGCCTTCCACGCGGCGGAGCGCATGATGAAGATTGACGTGATTTTCATGGGTTGGTCCGCGGAAACACATGGGGACGTGCAAGCCCGATATTCTGACCTCGTTGACATGGGGATAGGGAACCCTGACCTATACGACGTTTTCAACCAACTCAAGGGTAAATATCGGTTCTCCGCCAGTTACGTTGACCCCCGCGGCGACGTAGATGAGCGGGAATTTGATTTCGGTGAGGAGGAGGCTGAGGAGTTCTTATCGGTAATCAAGGAACATCGGGAGTACCTAGAGGAGGAGGACGGCGAATAA